The sequence tactagtctacTGATCATTCCGTGCCACAATAAATCACAAGATTCATTTAATCgaatgaattttaaaattttaacaactcgtatttcttaaatacttcagggatatattatgtaacttataattaataatttctatcatgtcgctttcatgtgaattataaattaattaattttgtttcatttactattcctatgaatagtaaatgacttaatttcgattcaactatttaagttacattgttgtacgttgtgctttacagcttgtacatcgttgatttaattgcgttttttataaattaagaaaaattacatcataaaaataaaacgattaaatacgtaaaatttttaatttaaaaattttatcatttaatagtatatttttatcatttcatatttaaatattattcgcatgtttccgtatatatataaacacaattatataattatcacaagttatgacgttcgtgaatcatcggacaaacaatgtggtcaaccgttatataaaactcatttacaaaagttttaaaacttgtcaaaatgcattgcttataatgacgaaaatattaaatcataaagagatttggtttaaataagtcgaaattttccgggtcatcacatcggccaacccctaacaacaattgattaacccgactcggttaagtcaaatacactagGTCAACCCTACTTGGTCAAaatcctaacaacaattgattaacccgacctggtTAGTCAAACTCTCTTGGTCAACCCGCCCTGGTCAACACCTGatgtctaattgattaacccgtctCGGCTAGTCAAACGACCCTAACAACAAataattaacccgactcggttaagtcaaacacccttggtcaacccgactcggtcaacacctaacatctaattgattaacccgactcggttagtcaaactcacttggtcaacccgacttggtcaaacccctaacgacaaatgattaacccaacttggttagtcaaacgcacttggtcaacccgacttggtcaacactCCTAACAACTTGTTTATTAACCCGACATGGCTAATCAAACcacaatggactaactcgacctagctagtcactacatcacatgGATAAGCCTAAATGTTACCCAAAAGTCGCTcgcataaagatagtactaaaatcgaatagtacctgaatcaagcgtcgTTAGACTTTCGCACTCCGTCATTATtccactcgggacactccgactttcggtgtccctctttccggaacttaaaacatgtgaccttacccgacggacattcacgagacttatgtcccgtttgcccacaattataacacgcgaatttagaaccacccgCGCCACTCATCTTCACGCTTCCGACACCTTCGGTAGCAcgtttacttttcttgttcgaaaacatcgtcgcttcgaacttccaattactaacatcggaaacaCTTGTCTTCGGGGCCTCcggctcgaaaccccgagccaactcaaataattcttcaaaagacttagccattccccgactaatcttacccttcaactcatcgcttaaagtacgataaaaatcttgcatcaacattcggtcatcaccgacatactccggacaaaaacaagtttttgacaagaaagtagacttgagggtaaccaagtccatcgaaccttttcGCAAATCGCGCAACTCGTCTCGGATTTTATTAAGATCGGATTGAGTTtggtattcatcaaagaactcctttttaaactcttcccatgacaagcccatacattgttcttcaccatataattgaatcttgtcatcccaccacatcttggcttcttcacgtaacatactagaaccgtatctcgttctcttctcgggaggacattcattAGTACAGAAAGCCCACTCAATgtcggaaacccaacatgtactcttcaacgaatccctcaccccattaaacataggaggttgagcatccttgaagttcttgtaatggaagtctcgccttccatgtccaccgttaccatcactcccttcaccacgaggataaatgtttctagcttcgaatGCCTTTTCGATTGAGGCATCCATTCGCTCGTTGATtagctcggttacttgcccatcaaccaattcctggaaaacctttctaacatcctcgagaaacttcgctttttgacgtttaatgaTGGCCTTAACCTTAGCCATGAACTCGAAGTCTTCGCCTTGATCTTCGTTACCTTGTTTGTTccttgtcgtcattctaagaaatgaactcggttaggaacgcaacacaaaTAATTTACATACACCGTCACGAAcaatattcacaatcatataaataCGCCACCATTcgcacatcccatctagttcaatacttgttgtacatcacttacttggcttggcttgcaaccgtaataatggtcgcgaagcattattacgctcacacgccatgccgagctcatgaatacaacaactatctcgctagatattcaacgcaaacaacatgattaataacaacataatcaatacatagctagttcacctacaatctaaggcactagctaaaacccgagccgacccgtaatcctacaagtcccgcaacaattaagcatacacaaaaagtctaagtctaggcgcctatctcaagtcacctaaatcccttagaccatgctctgataccacttgtaacgacccaacccgttatccaaccgaaatacgcgtaattaattttttttttatttcagtgTAGTGCGTGGCGCGCAGCCCCTTGTGTGCGCGGCGCGTACAAGGGCTGGCAGCCCGCTGTTCAAAACGTCCAATTTACCGTTAAAGATCTCACACTTACCGACACTTTTAGgctaaacgcttttcacaacactttataatatgtaaaactaacacgtttcaataataaaacaagttttacgaaaccgggcccacatcggccgttttacgactttcgtacaaaatacaagttttcgactacatgagtttaagttccaaacacaactacgagcatgatgtttgaggataaactacccaatcctaagtcgaaaccaaaggtaatccatgcaagcatcaaaaggggaaatcatctaaatcccgagcatacccttgccaaatccgcttccgtacctaaaaatgtaaacaacgagagggtaagctaatgcttagtgaatgcaatacttatacatatacatatgtaatttacctacaagcatccacttacaaataccatgcaaacaaacgtataaacgagctagcatcaccaaacgtacaactagcaacaacgttagtatataaaccgccacaataatatactaaatcataacAATGCATAAACATAACAAACCAtttcccgctatggcactaccgacttgtagatgaccaataacgtcgagtctcactcgtatgatgtcaccgactcgtgactcatcataaggtgtcaccgacttgtgaatcaccaaagggtgtcaccgacttgcgaaccacccactaatacgtatgggtcaccgacttgtgaacgccatgtggcatcaccgactcgtGAAGTACCACCTAGagtcaccgacttgtgagcactaagaagtgtcaccgacttgtgaatcacttctccGACTATGGTATCACCAACTTGTGATtcaccatctagtgtcaccgactcgtgaacactacgaagtgtcaccgacttgtgaatcacttccccgacttatggtatcaccgacttgtgattcaCCAACCAACTACaaaggggtcaccgcctcgtgaaccaccatgaggtgtcaccgacatgTGAGacacctaacgagacactaccggcccgtagttctcttcacccataacctcaataagtcaccatattgtgacataacgcccaacactcacgatgtggcacctaaggcccacatcgcgtacgagtaaataaactacatacatacatgtataaatattccactcacctcgattgcaagaaaggcaactcccgcttgagctcctaaccgtccaaatgtgaatcaccaatactaccacaacgtagccgtgaacgagatgaataactttaacacttgcaacttcgATTGATTCAAGCTTCTTCGtctccaaatgaagctttctctctctaaactctatttctcactctagggtttgaaggtgtGTGGAAGAGATAAAGAATGAGATCCAAATGAGATTGGTTCAGGTTTTGTGGTCTCAAACcgtccaacaagtgaaaagaccaaactacccttcatttaactcaaatagAAAAAAGCATAATtctgtcgcagggacagtgcgCGGAGCGCACCCCTGAATGTGCGCAGCACACACTCAAAATCAGCCTGTGAGTTTCAGTTTAATCCAGTTTGATTATTCGACATTTATGTACACCTGTACccttgggtttagggtcttacacTATTCTTCGGGATTCAGACCTTCTCTCTCTTTCGCGTTCATAAAGACGTCTAACCGTACTCCGGATTTTCATAAAAGCACTGGACTACCTTCAAAAATTCCCAAATTAATCGGTCGAATGTTTGGAAGAAGTTATCAACGATTTGgaaattaatcggagattaatcagattgtaatttatacatttaaatactgaatttcaaaaattatatgtgtaaatattgaagaaaaccataaacataaacataaatacaCACtttacataattgtctaaaattattcatATGTTCAAAACCTCTAAAGTTATAGTTTAAATCTATTATAAAaatgttgactaattttgactttggctgactttgattaccaaatcaaTTTTGACTTGTGAATCGACGTTGAACGATTAATTAAGCGTATTCTAGAAAATTGGAACGGACTGCTTTTAAAAATGAGTAATCGGTAATTAATCGGGGAGTAATCGGATTTtttacaacagtgagtatatatgAGTGTTTGGTATATTGGTCACGTGTGACAAAGGTTATCGATGAATCGGTTGTAGAGTGGAAAATATGTCCGGTGTTCCACCATTCATGTTCCTAGTATTCCGGAAGTTTTTCCATTGAGTTTTACTAAAAAAAATCCGGTCCAAAGTTTCTTTAGAGATTTTGAAATACCTAAATTCCAcaactttttttttattattttttcttaTTGGTACCTATATACCCCATAAATTTTACTTGAATACTGAACCACCATTTTACTTTTTAACTTCAAAGTTCCTTGAATGAACACCGAATTTTAATCGATCATCGCTCCTCACACTCTTGTTAAAAGAACATAATAAACAAGCCCAATTACCAAACGAAAATTAAGAAATAATTAACCTATTATAAGGTATGTTATGTActctttatttcttttattttaatttattttaaaataagtgtacatttcatatttaattaattaaaatataatttttttaagtATATATGATATTTAGTTGATAGATAGTGTAGGTAGTGTAGAATTTCAAAATTGTGCATATTTTCAAATATTTTGACTTAAGATTTATTAATGATTTTCAGCAAACACATATGATCACAATACAACAAAGAAGCTATGAATTGAGCGGTTATGGCTTGAGCAAGGAGGAAAGAGCAGATACAGTGGCGGATCTAGAAATGTTAGTCACTGTTTAAAGCTAAAATAAAATTCTACTATGTAACTTATTTCAATGGTGTTACTTAAATGTTTGTATGTTTAGGGATATAGGTATGGTAGGGATATAGGTATGTTTAGGGATACAGGTATGGTAGTGCGTATGTGTGTTTGTATGTATGTACGCATGTTTGTTTCATGTATGTTTGTTTTATGTTTTGTTTAGGTActgatttatgtatgtatgtatgtatgcatgcttaTGCGGTTGTATGGATGTTTGTATGTAGTTTTTGTTTTGTTGATATGTATGTTTTTGTGTGTTTCTGGTTGTTGATTGGtggtcatatatatattttttttttagtgtagCTTTTCTCTATTTGCCTTGGACCTCGCTCAGCAGTATAAGGTacgtgtagttatatatatatatatatatatatatatatatatatatatatatatatatatatatatatatatatatatatacattttttttatacACGGGTCTGTTAAGCGAGACtttagcaagcgtcgatttattggcgacttgactgcctcttagagcctaaattgaattccaggcacgatgtaaaacctatgaaaatttgatcctaccattttcatggcgtctctgttcattttattttattattactatttttttctatttatttcatgttttttttttctatctttatggccggaggtccccttgaaagcaatctctctacccgtcgaatagagagagggaggactttctcagCTCTTGTGAGTGTTCAACtcagggtggagaaatgatttctctttattataggatagaggaaggattgtctacatctcacctcccccataccccactcacatgggattgggtattgttgttgttgttgttacttaacAAAATTTACACTATCAACTGATATCACTAAGTAAGATTCAAAATTCTTTTCACTACATCGTGTGTTTCAGTGGTGTCCCGTGCTACCACAGAGCATATAAGAGGTCCGCCCCCGAGCAAAAATGGAGCATACATAGAGAATGTGTGTATATTTGTAACATGTGACACTCACCTTACCCACAACTCTACAACCTTTCTCTCTAGGCTCTTTTATCTCATAACATTGTCACTCACAGTCACCTTACCAAAATCTTTCAAGAATCATGCCACTTGCCATTCACCTTTTATTCGAGACAAGCAAAATATTGAAAAAGTTACCTGACTAGTAGTGGCCACGATTGATAAACCACCATCTACTGTTGCAATATGATGCAACTCCTACTTGCAAATCTTTGTGCCACCATTAAGTCTACCAAATACTATATCAAGATTTTGTGGTTACTTTGCAAGAATAATTATACAAAATCTTTCATATTGtttcaaaacatgtgtatcggcagggacatgttagccatGTGTTGATTTTGTCAgcccatccagcggtccccggtagcccactggagcctggcgaaacaccatcactcATTTCCCCACAGCATGCCAGACCCGATAAACGAACAtgcattgtcattgtttcaatcttcgcatgcgtgggaccaagggatcatttgggcccggtaagaatggtttttTGATCCAATTACTTGAAAAATActcacctagtgggaatcgaaccctcacctcccctaagggagagtgagtcattcACCACTAGGCTATTGGCCCATTCTTACAAAATCTTTCATATATCTTTTACTGAAAAGGCAGTTTTAGTACGTACCCACATACTATCATACTATCCATTATTTTGAAACTTGGCCCTTAAAAAGCAACCCAATAATGGATCTTAATTTTGGCTTTTGAAGAGATATTTGAAGATAAATTGACCCTTGGTATCCAAAAGGAAGTATGTTATATTGGCTTTTGGAGTTATAAGAAGATTCGATTCCTTTTTCATGCCTTTCCAAGTGAATTTTGAAATAATCTCAGTAGTGAAGACCTGAAAGATGGTCAGGGAACATTGGAATTTGATAGATAGAGATCACGAATTTGGTAGAATATTTTGCTTTTGGGCAAGTGTGATAATGCTTGCACTTGCCATATATGGTGTCATAGTTTTTTCTTGTGCCGAAGGAGCTGGAGCAAGAGACAAATCTGATGCTGCAGCTGATACGACGGCATGTAGTGGTAGTGCTTGTGTTGCGGGGTGTGGTGCTGCATGTGGTGGCTGATTTGAAGTCAGACGATCATTGGCTAATGCCAAGAGTTTCGCAGAAAAGTCTAATTGCTTGCCTTCTATGAACATTTATGAGCACCCTTTTGTTTTCGTTTGTGAAACTTCTATTATTACCAATCGGTAAACGAGTGATTCAGGCAAGAATAAAGCTCCCACTAGTTAAGGACCAATCTTGTTGGATCTTTTTCCGGTAAGGTCTTGTAATGTATCATGCATAATTTTGGTATTAGCATGCATAACTATATAACAAGCATCATATGATCATTGTAGCAAGTTAATCCAATATTATAATTTCACAAACAATGACATTTAGCTCACCAATTCCCCAGAATTTACCACAATCAGTACCACAAAGCTctcccaaacttttttttttttttttttaatattactactaataaaacAGACCTCATATAAAAAACATTACCGCATGTCAAGAAACTCGGATACAACTAAATGCAGTTTACATAGTTCTACTTCTCACCGCACAAAACCCTGGCTGCTTGTAAAGCAAAATAGGTGAGAATAATATCTGCCCCAGCACGTCTCAGGCACATGAGTGATTCTAGCATTACTTTTTCTTCATCGATCATTTTCAAAACACCTCCTGCTTTGATCATCGAGTATTCTCCAGAAAcctaacaaaccaaaatgttaaaagatGATGTCCATGCACACACAAAAAAGGAGTGAATATGAACATGCTAATACTATATTAATGCACATAACCTATTAACACATGTGTTACTGGAAGTATATTTTTGCCATCAAAGTTAACAAACTAACAGAAGTTTAGGCAAAACAGTTTATGACCCAAGTCCAAATTCAAGTTGCAACATTTCATGTTCTCACATTTTCAAATGTAAATTTCCAATTGGAATGGTttcattatttttttcattcttgatTGGTAATTTGGTATCCTAGACAACTGCCATAAATAATAACCTACTAAACTAAATTAAATAGTATGCTGAAAATGTATGTAtggtgataataattaataataataaaataaataaataaatatagagatTTGTGGTAAGTGGTAACTTTGATTTAGACATTTGACACAACTAGTTCAGACACAAACTAAGATTTCATCAACAAAGCAATTGAGATCGGATATAGTATTACCTGATATGCAGCTACTGGCAATGGAGAATTATCTCGGAGCAACCTTATAACATCCAAGTAAGGCAACCCTGGCTTCACCTGTGAACAATCAGAGGTTATTAAAAAATAATGTTAAGTATATAGTAAACCAGTTTAAAAAACTACAGGCATAACAAATGAATTTTCGGTAAAATTTCAATCCATTTGAGTATTTGACCCCTCTACTTTTTAGCTAAACGTAATGACCTGACCCTTGTAAGAAACAATATGACTCAAATAACCCATTCATATGATGACTGATTGATATTGCCACCTtacaatatatagttatattatatatactaaCCAGAAGAATATCAGCTCCTTCAGACTCGTCTGCACGCAATTCAACAAGGGCTTCTCTATAGTTTGCAGGGTTCATTTGATACCTTTTGAACAGAAACCATATTAAATACAATTTAATCCATCAAGTCTATACGTAAGAAAATGataaaagaattaaaaaaaaaagatcttATCTGGGCGACATACGTTTTTTTGTCTCCAAAACGTGGATTCGAATCTAAAGCTTCCCGAAAGGGTCCGTAAAAGGAACTTGCGTATCTAACACCAACAGAAGACATACAACGTATTAGCATGACAGCACATCATATAACCTACTATTTATAAGTATCACTGGCAGTGGCAAAATGAGCTGGCTAGATATGAATTGAACTGGATTCGTCTTGATCGCGTTGAGCTGGGTAAACCCGAAACACTATTTGTTCATAATATATGAAGTAATTAGCATGTCAAGTAGATCACAAAAATCACTCAATTTTTATATAAGTGAGTTACATGGTTTTATTCATTAAAATTGCACTATATGCCATTTTCAGCCTGTTTCCATGTAAGTCAATTATTCTTTTAGTTTACTGGATTTTACCCGTTTAACGTTTACGATTCACGATGTTGTAAGAATAGAGATACATCATACATTATACAATACTTAGTTAATACTATACTCATTATATGTGAGATAGATCAGAAAATTACTTTGCAGTATAAGACATGATAGATACATGCTGAAAACCTTCAGCATCAAGTGCTGACCGAATTGACCCTACCCGACCGTCCATCATGTCACTGGGGCTCACAACATCAGCACCAGCACGGGCCTAAAACAGGAAAGTTCATGATCAAAGATAAAACTTGAAATGCTCAATAGCTAATATCACATATGAAGAGATGCATATACGAGACAACTTTTCGAGGGGATTCGCAAAAAAGTTTACCACCACAACACAAGTCTGAAAACTGACAAGGAACCAACCATGAAACAAAATGTATCAACATTGCAGATATGGTACTTAAAAGATCATAAATAGGAAAATACCTGTGAAACAGCCTGTTTACATAATTGGTACACAGTCTCATCATTCATTATGACTCCTGTAAAACATAACCCATGAATTGTGAGATGCAAAATGTACCCGAAATCACAATAAGGGTTTGAAAGTGGAATATATTCTGTGTAGGGAAGCTGCATTTACCATCTTCTCTGACAATACCATCATGCCCATCCGAAGAATACGGATCTAAAGCAACATCGGTGTAGATAACCTGTGTATGTGTATATACACATCATACCTTTAGTGTTCACAGGTAAAAAAAGTTGGTTATTTAGTGCTGGTGGATATAGGTCCCACATGCccataaataccattcaaaattTCAGATTCATTACAATGTTAACTACGATTATGACAACTATATTTGGATAAAAATGGTCTAATTTTCTTAGAAAGAGGCTTTGGAGGTTTTATGCACTTGAATACATTCTGGGTAGGTTTCTACCTGTATAACCACATTTTCTGCTTAACTGACATTTTCAGTTTGACCCATTAGACAAAAACTAGAACTCAAGTCCACCCATTTACCCAGTTCTAGTAGTAACAATAATGAACCAAGTAAATTCTTACAAGATCAGGGTACTTGTCTTTGAGCAACCGAATTGTTCGTGGTACAAGTCCAGAATCATTATATGCTTCATCTCCAGTGGGAGTCTAAAGAAATAGGACACACATTATATAACACTTTCGGGAAAGCTTCGGAAAATTAAACATATAAATAGCAACCTTTAACGCATCTGGAACTTTTGGGAACAGCACAATACTATTGACCCCAACATCACGGGCCTTTGCAACCTGCACCAAATGTGAAATACATGTTATAAATTTGCTTTGAGTCACTCATAAGTGAGTTACTTGATTAATATGTGCAAATAAGAAATTCAAGTTCATGATGTCCCCTAAGCTCAAATGCAGATATAGTAAACTGAATTCAAataaatgttgaaatcttaaatacATGACGTCATATAATCGGATGAACTCAAACTCACATCTGTTCAACAAGGCTCTGTTTGAGTTGACTACACAATCATTTAAGAATGCTTTGTACACAAGAAAACATCAAAACATATTTCACCATAAGTTTCAACTTTTTGGTATCAGATACATTATTTATACATTATTCCATTAACACTCATATACGATGAACCTCAACAGATGCCAGTTTTAACTTCTAAAAAGGGCATTTAGGAAACATAGTTAACAAACCTCTTCAAGAAGCCCATGTCTCCATCCAAGCCTATAGCAACCAGGCATGGCACCAATAGGTGTGTCCTCCTCACCTTCAAATccccaaaaagaaaaagaaaaaagaaaaatgtAAGAAAAACTATATAATGATTAATGAAGAACAAAAAAAGCTCTTGAATGAGATATCAACCTTCATGAATAAACAGAGGGTATACAAAATTTGCAGGGGACAAGCTTGTTTCCTGGAATGCAGATCTAAAGACTTGTGACCGGCGATTACGACGTGGCCGTCGATTAATATCCTACGTAAAATGTTCAGGCATACGTGTAAACATCAGTTGACTACAGGAGCaactcacattcaaacttttaacgATATAGAGGGATGACAAAGAGAGGAGttgctcataataataataataacagaaaaaaGTAGGCAAAACTGTTTTTATACTTAAACGAACACAGCCTAACATGTTTTGACTCGTTTTCTTAAATCAGCAGTGAGTGAATGAGGGGTGAAAGCACTTACAAATGAAGGAATTACGGGAGTTCCAGCTGGCGATGAAGGAATAGGTGGGACCGGTGGAGCTTCAGGAACGTTGCCAGCAACAACAGCAGCTTCACATTCTGCATCACTCCGGCCCAACTTTTTCATGTGTCCATCACTGTTTGAAGAAGCTTTTACTACAAACATACGCTTAGTATGGTGCATTGGAAGCACATTCGGTTTCAGATTCCCATAGCTTCGATAATCTAAACCCTTGATTGTTCCAACGTTAAACGGCATATACGTGGCAGCCATAGCTATTGAACTTAATTCTACACAAATTGAGTAAGATATGAGTATTCCCCGATTTTATAACCCTAAAACCTCCAAATGCGTAGGAAATTATGATCAGAATGAGGAAACTACTGGCATATCATTGTATTAAACAGGTTATTAATCACACTGAATAGATAATCACAGTTTGAATAGAAACTCGGAAATTGCAGACATAATCAATAGTGAGTATAACAACTTCAAACATCATCATGCGTCATAGTTTTTAGCATAGCTGATTGAACAaaattcgttgacgaaattgaacaCAAAAAGCAACATAAAACAATAGTTACTACTTAGTAAATCAGAATAAGAACGATCAAAAGGGGCATACATACATACCTGAAGATGAACTGAATTACGAATGGAGCGTTTGAGCAATTGAGAATGAAGTGGTTGGGTAAGGATGGTATAGTAAGGGTAAGAAATCAAATCATCAAATCAAATATACTAAGGTAAGATATGTTTATTATAGATCAGATTTTGTTTTTATCTTccgtttcttttctttttttttttcttttttttttttagctcataAAAACTCTTGTAACTCACCAATTTGCTTTCCATTTTTAACATGAGATTTACTTCTAAACCTTTTTTACATTTAGTTTATtaactagtttacgaaccctcgcttcgtgccggggttcggttttcaatgtattttggtgcgtttagtttgtaaaattatttcgtggctaacgatgatgtcgttgaagcgcaactcgagtcgaactaaaaggtataatccgtgaaagatttaaatgttattttaaattaacaatatatgtgctatgtgcatctccgcgtttcgctatggaattgtcgacttttaaaaatttaacgcaaaatcaacgtgtatgaaaagtacctcaaatatttagcgttttttaaaaagattccattttgcgtatagttagtgacattgtgttcctaaaattatttcgagtttaacgacggtgttggaaaaatttaacttgttgcgagcgagaagatatggcccgttgaatatttggatgGAGTTTAGTTAAGActtttaatgaaaatggttatttgacatcttacccccctgtttggggggcggttttaatttttgaacaaagtttgaGAGGTTTtttggaaaaaggaaaaaaaagttgaaaaaaaagttgaaaggacgaaatatattatataatattattatagttataata comes from Rutidosis leptorrhynchoides isolate AG116_Rl617_1_P2 chromosome 4, CSIRO_AGI_Rlap_v1, whole genome shotgun sequence and encodes:
- the LOC139844960 gene encoding delta-aminolevulinic acid dehydratase, chloroplastic; its protein translation is MAATYMPFNVGTIKGLDYRSYGNLKPNVLPMHHTKRMFVVKASSNSDGHMKKLGRSDAECEAAVVAGNVPEAPPVPPIPSSPAGTPVIPSFDINRRPRRNRRSQVFRSAFQETSLSPANFVYPLFIHEGEEDTPIGAMPGCYRLGWRHGLLEEVAKARDVGVNSIVLFPKVPDALKTPTGDEAYNDSGLVPRTIRLLKDKYPDLVIYTDVALDPYSSDGHDGIVREDGVIMNDETVYQLCKQAVSQARAGADVVSPSDMMDGRVGSIRSALDAEGFQHVSIMSYTAKYASSFYGPFREALDSNPRFGDKKTYQMNPANYREALVELRADESEGADILLVKPGLPYLDVIRLLRDNSPLPVAAYQVSGEYSMIKAGGVLKMIDEEKVMLESLMCLRRAGADIILTYFALQAARVLCGEK